In one window of Ignavibacteriota bacterium DNA:
- a CDS encoding acyloxyacyl hydrolase: MNFLTREIEENGVGLCRYGTSEGSNRLKKHVQIVLVLLFLLPGRAFPQYAVGDHWYDNPLGFEPLKLHTSMGFIVPAGVVGICLLVTENNPALSQRLEVFNELGCSWGYKYPGTFLFKNSTGLNYLLRDFMSMGLEFNVLYPTDNFNRTLGLSVIPFARFYFLNNDRMTLFFESGGGLSYFFNEFPQPTDRDARVGTTVNGMTKYGIGTEIRACDSYSILFGLRHVHVSNGNTSGVERNPSHDSNGFYIGLAKKFP; the protein is encoded by the coding sequence ATGAATTTTCTCACTCGCGAAATCGAGGAGAATGGTGTAGGTTTGTGTCGGTACGGAACGTCTGAAGGAAGCAACAGGTTGAAAAAACACGTCCAGATTGTTTTGGTCCTGCTATTTCTGCTCCCGGGCAGGGCTTTCCCGCAGTATGCGGTGGGAGATCATTGGTATGATAATCCCTTGGGATTTGAGCCGCTGAAGCTCCATACGTCCATGGGATTTATAGTGCCCGCCGGTGTTGTCGGCATTTGCCTGCTGGTGACCGAAAACAATCCCGCACTTTCACAGAGACTTGAAGTGTTTAATGAATTGGGATGCTCGTGGGGATATAAATATCCCGGCACTTTCCTTTTTAAAAACAGTACGGGATTAAATTATTTATTACGTGATTTTATGTCAATGGGATTAGAGTTTAATGTTTTATATCCCACCGACAATTTCAACAGGACGCTGGGACTATCCGTTATTCCCTTTGCACGTTTCTATTTTCTCAACAACGATCGGATGACGTTGTTTTTTGAATCCGGAGGGGGTCTGTCATACTTTTTTAACGAATTTCCACAGCCGACGGACCGGGATGCACGAGTAGGAACCACAGTAAATGGTATGACCAAATATGGAATTGGTACAGAGATCCGGGCGTGTGACAGCTATTCAATTTTATTCGGGCTGAGACATGTTCATGTTTCAAATGGGAATACAAGCGGTGTGGAAAGGAATCCATCACATGACAGCAATGGATTCTATATTGGATTAGCAAAAAAGTTTCCGTAA